A segment of the Candidatus Aminicenantes bacterium genome:
AGCCAGGCGACATCGGGCAAGGTCAGCCAGAACAGCAACCCCCCAATCAGGGCGAATGCCAGGAGCGCGGCGCCGATGAGCAGCCAGTGGCGCTTGCCCCTTGCCGGAATCTCGTTGGTCTCCATGCGTGCAGGGTAATGCAATCGCTGCTTGCTGTCAAGAAGTAAAAACTCATCCCCCAGCCCCCCATTGCGGGGTGGCATCGCCAGATACCTCACAAACCCGTTAGGCAACATGGAAAAAAACACCCTGTTCATTACCGGCGGCGCCGGTTTTATCGGCAGCAATTTCATCCACCACCTGTTCGTCGACCCCGGGTTTTCGGGAAGGGTCGTCAATTACGACAAGCTGACCTATGCCGGCAATGAAGACAACCTGACCGCGATCAAGGAAAAATGGCAGGGAAAGAGATACTTTTTCATCAAGGGCGATATCAACGACCGGCCGCTGCTAAAGGATGCCTTGGACCGCTTCCAACCGCAGGCTGTCATCAATTTCGCCGCCGAAAGCCACGTCGACCGGTCGATCGACGCGCCGATGGTTTTTATCGATACCAATATCAAGGGAACCGCCTGCCTGCTGGAAGAAGCCCTGGCCTATTGGCAATCCCGCCCCGGCGTTGCCAGGGAAAAATTCCGCTTCCTGCATATCTCCACCGATGAGGTTTTCGGCGCGCTGGCCGATAGCGGACTGTTCAGCGAAAAAACCCCCTACCATCCCAACTCGCCCTACGCCGCTTCCAAGGCGGCTTCCGACCACCTGCTGAACGCCTGGCACCAGACGTTCGGCCTGCCGGTCCTGCTGACCAATTGCTCGAACAACTACGGCCCCTACCAGTTTCCCGAGAAGCTGATCCCTCTGACGATCATCAACTGCCTGCACGAGAAACCCCTGCCCGTTTACGGCCGCGGGGCCAACATCCGCGACTGGCTGTACGTTGACGACCACTGCGGCGCGTTGCAGCGGGTCCTGGCCGAAGGCAAGATCGGCACCTCGTACAACATCGGCGGCGGCAACGAGCTCAAGAATATCGATGTCGTGAAGAGCATCTGCGCGATCATGGATCGCCTCAAGCCCCGGGCCGGGGGCAAAACGCATGCGGACTTGATCGCCTTTGTCAGCGACCGGCCGGGGCACGATTACCGCTACGCCATCGATTTTGCCAAGATCAAGAACGAGCTTGGCTGGCAACCCGGGCACAATTTCGCTTCCGGCCTCCAGGAGACCGTGCAGTGGTACATCGACCATGAAGCCTGGTGGCAGGCCATCCGCGAGAAGAAATACGACCTGGCCAGGCTCGGAACCAGGAGATGAAAGGAAGCATGAAGATCACGG
Coding sequences within it:
- the rfbB gene encoding dTDP-glucose 4,6-dehydratase, yielding MEKNTLFITGGAGFIGSNFIHHLFVDPGFSGRVVNYDKLTYAGNEDNLTAIKEKWQGKRYFFIKGDINDRPLLKDALDRFQPQAVINFAAESHVDRSIDAPMVFIDTNIKGTACLLEEALAYWQSRPGVAREKFRFLHISTDEVFGALADSGLFSEKTPYHPNSPYAASKAASDHLLNAWHQTFGLPVLLTNCSNNYGPYQFPEKLIPLTIINCLHEKPLPVYGRGANIRDWLYVDDHCGALQRVLAEGKIGTSYNIGGGNELKNIDVVKSICAIMDRLKPRAGGKTHADLIAFVSDRPGHDYRYAIDFAKIKNELGWQPGHNFASGLQETVQWYIDHEAWWQAIREKKYDLARLGTRR